The Cytobacillus oceanisediminis genomic interval AAGTTTAATAACCTGGTGAAATTGATGGAAGATACCGATTTGAATGCGATGGTGATTGATATTAAGGACGATTGGGGAAATCTTACTTATATTCCGGAAGAGAGCTCACCATATAATGATATTGGAAAACCTTACATAAAGGATACAAAAAAAATCCTGAAAGTCATGGAAGAAAAACAAATTTATCCGATTGCACGGGTAGTTGTTTTCAAAGACTCTGTCCTGGCAAATAAAAAGCCGGAATGGTCTTATAAAGAAGGAAATACAGTATGGAAGAATGGCAGAGGTGAATCATTTGTAAATCCATTTTTAAAAGAAGTTTGGGATTACAATGTGGGAATTGCAATTGAAGCTGCAAAAATGGGATTTCAGGAAATTCAGTTTGATTATGTTCGGTTTCCTGAAGGGTTTGAACACCGCGAGAGCTCTTTGAAATACAGTATGGGTGAATATGAAAATCTTAGGATTGAAAATGTTCAGAAGCGTGTAAGTGCAGTTACAGACTTTGTTGAGTATGCAAGGAAGCAGCTTGAGCCATATGGAGTAAAGGTATCGGTTGATATCTTTGGTTACACGGCTACCCTCCCTGAAGCTCCAGGAATTGGTCAAAATTTTTCTAAGATCTCAGAACATGTAGATGTAATTTCTTCTATGATATATCCAAGCCACTGGACTTCCTATTTCGGAATTGCCAAACCAGATCTGGAACCTTATAAGCTGGTTTCTGAATATGCAAAACTTGAGAATAAGAAGTTGGAAGAGTTGGATAGTCCACCTGTTTCAAGACCGTGGCTGCAGGATTTTACAGCTTCATATTTAGGAGCCGGAAATTATAAGAGGTATGGAAGAGCAGAGGTTGAAGCTCAAATAAAGGCACTGAACGAACAGGGAATTCATGAATTCCTTTTATGGAATGCGGGTAATTCGTATACGCCAAAAGTGGATTATACACCATAAAAGCCAGAAAGAGGCCGATTATTTTGGCCTCCTTCTGGCTTTGTTTATCAATTAATTAAGTTACATATCATTTGACACCAATCTTGAATACGGTATCATAGTATAGAGGCATAGGTTACTGCTTTTTCTTTCCGCCTACGCTTTTCCATCCAGTCTGCACCCTTGCAGATTGATCCACGAATTCGGATTTATTTTTACCGCCAAATACCTTTTCTCCAATACCATTAGTTAGTACACCTAATAAGGCAGTAAATCCAATTATGAGCAGCGCAACAATTGTTAAATCAGTTATGTAACCAACCATGATAAACCTCCATCTTTCTTTTCACAGTTTCCTGTGATTAGTGTATAAACATCCCTAATCTTATTTTATTCGAAATTTTCCAGTATTAAAAGGGGTAATTCCACAAATACTTAATCTGATTGGAAATAGTATAAAAGGCTAAATTTATAAGTGAGTGGAAAGGAAAGCTGGGAGCTTATCATGCTGGAATAAATATTCATGCTCTATAAACAGTTTATCGTTTGTGAGCAAAAAAGGAGAAGATCCATGCATTGGTATGAAAAACTGAATCAATATTTCCCTATTGAAGAAATGAAATCCAGAGAACATATGGAAACCTTATTAAAGGAACGGTCAGACATTTATCATAAAGATGAAGGTCCACACCATGTTCTTATGTATGTGGAACTGGATAACTTTGTGTTTATTGATTATCTGTTTGTTTCGAAGGAATCCAGAGGACAGGGGCTTGGCCATAAATTACTTCAAAAGCTGAAAGCCAAAGGCAAGCCGATCATTTTGGAAGTTGAACCGGTTGATTATGAAGACACGGATACAGAAAAGCGCCTTCGGTTCTATAAAAGAGAAGGGTTTGAGCATGCACAATCAATTGGATACAGCCGCCGGTCTCTTGCAACCAATGAAATCAATACAATGGAAATTCTATATTGGTCCCCTGAGAATGAAAGTGAAGAAGTGATTTATGAAGCCATGAGGAAAACATATGAAATGATACACACATACAGAGATGCACATTTCTATGGGAAGTCCTATCAGCCTGTAGATGAGGTCCTGACCTATGAGGAAAATAAAAATGGGACAGATGTATTGGAGGATCTTTAAAAATTGGGAAAACACAGCCATTTTTGTAAATGGCTGTGTTTTCATTTTCATTTATTAATTGAGAAAATGTTAATATCAATTTTAGGTTTAATCAAAATTCATAAGGGTATATATAGAATAATTTAGTATAAATAAAATAATTTAATACATAAAATTGCCTTGAGCTATAGGCTTAAGAAACTTTATGGAAGAAATTATAGCAAAAAGATATAAAAATGAAACTTTTTGCTTGTTCATTCGTCTTATTAAGTAGATTCTAATTCTTAATCCATTTGTTTAATAAATGTTTAATACTTTTATCATATTTATAAAAAGTTATACCAAATAGATATTGTTTGGTGTATAATAAATAATATAAATTCCTTGATTAAAGTTATTTTAATCTAGAAAACTCTAGAAATATTTGATTAAACAAATATAAATCTCAGATAGTTTCATATATGTCTAATTTAAGGAGTGTGAATTTGTAAAATGGTCACATTATACACTTCACCAAGTTGTACATCTTGCAGGAAAGCTAAATCATGGTTAGAAGAACATGAGATTGCCTATAAAGAAAGAAATATCTTTTCAGAACCGCTATCAATTGATGAGATTAAAGAAATTCTGCGAATGACTGAAGATGGAACCGATGAAATTATTTCTACTCGCTCAAAGACATTTCAAAAGCTTGATGTAAACCTTGAATCAATGCCTCTCCAAGATTTATTTGAGCTGATCAAGGAAAACCCTGGGCTGCTTCGCCGTCCAATCATTCTTGATGAAAAACGTTTGCAGGTTGGATATAATGAGGACGAAATAAGACGTTTCCTTCCAAGAAAAGTTCGCACCTACCAGTTGCGTGAAGCACAGCGCATGGTTAATTAACACTGGTTCAATTTAAAACTGAAACATTAGCTCAAGTCCAGATTGTGAAATAACAAACTTATTCAACTTAAAATTAAGAGGCCTTCTTTCTGTCAACAGAAGAAGGTCTTTTTGTTTGTTATGTGAAAAAGAACAAGGAAAATGGATATAATAAGAGAATATATAGTTACAGTCAGATTAGATAAGGATGAAATCTTGCGACAATATAGGCATTTAACGGTTTTTCTAAACATATGACTTTTTAATTCCCTTTATGCTCAATTTGTCATAAAATAAAAGTACAAGGTACAAAATACAGTTTACCTTCAATTAAATCGGGGATTAGCCAATTGATTTACGGGTAAATGGATAACACATGACTGCTGGGGGTATTTAGTCCCTTCAATCATAGCCAGAAGGGAGAGTTGCTGCATGGAAATCGAACGTATTAATGATCATACAGTTAAATTTTATATTTCTTATCTTGATATAGAAGAAAGAGGCTTTGACCGTGAAGAGATTTGGTACAATCGTGAGCGGAGTGAGGAACTCTTTTGGGAAATGATGGATGAAGTCCATCAGGAGGAAGAATTTCTTGTTGAAGGACCTTTATGGATTCAGGTTCAGGCATTGGATAAGGGTCTGGAGGTTCTTGTAACAAAGGCTCAGCTTTCAAAGGATGGCCAGAAGTTTGAACTTCCTGTCCCGGATGAAAAAGTGAAAGATTTGCCTGTGGATGAACATATAGAGGAAATGCTTGATCATCATTTCCGTAAATCCGATGATGATGATCCTGGATTTGAAGGAGATCTCGAGTTCTTATTATCATTTAAAGATTTTGAAGACGTTATTTCATTATCAAAGCAGTCAATTCTTGATTCCATTACTACAAAGTTATATTCCTTTGAAGGGAAGTATTATTTATTCGCAGAGTTCCCTGATGAGCTTTTTGAAGAGGATGACATAGATAACATGCTAAGTATTCTCCTGGAGTACGGGCACGAAACGAGCACAACTATTCACCGTGTAATGGAATACGGTAAATTGATTATAGAAAATGATGTTTTTGAAAATCTGAGAAAACATTTTAAGTAGTTCAGCAAAGCCGATTTCATTTTTGGAATCGGCTTTATTTTGGTTAAGGCGCTCGTGTCAGACACTATATATTGCAGTGTATATTGCAGCAATGAACATATGTATATGTTTGCACAAAAAAAGCTCAAAAAGATTTTGCAAGATATAAAGGAATTTAGCAATTAAATAAAGAACGTTTAGCATAGAAAGGAGATGATCATTTGTTAGTTGCCGCAACAGAGAAGGGGGTTCGAATAAGTCTTTTAGGTTCACACAGTATCCCGGATTTACAACAGTATAGGGAAAAGCACACTTTTTTCTGCCCCGAATGCAAAGCGGAAGTAATTATGAAGATCGGAAATAAGAGAATCCCGCATTTTAGCCACAAAAAGGGTTCTGAATGTCCAGAAAGCTTTGAAAGGGAGTCTGAATACCATATTTCTGGAAAGTTGCTTTTGTTTCAATGGCTAAAGAAAAAAGGGTTAAATCCAATTCTGGAGCCATACTATCCGGACATTTCCCAGCGGCCAGATATAGGTGTCCATTATGAAGGCGTAAATTATGCTCTTGAATTTCAATGTTCAATCATCTCAGAGGAGTTATTTAAAAAACGGTCAGAAGCATATTTTCAGTCAGGTATAGTTCCAATATGGATACTGGCAGGAAAAAATATTAATCGGATTGGCAAAACAAAAATTTCTTTATCTGGTTTCCAGTACTTTTTTCTTCGGCAAACAGCTTCAGGCAAATGGGTAATCCCTTCATTTTGCCCCCATACAAAGTCCTTTATCAATGTCCGCCAAATCCAGCCCCTAACAGTCAGAAATGCCTACGCGCATTACGATGTGAAAACAATTAACCATGCTGATGCAGATTTTTTATTTGACCCATATTTTAAAAATGATTTAAACATAAGTGAATGGAAAAATGAAATTCGAAAAATAAAGAATTTCCTAGCTCAAAATAGCAGTGCTTATAAAAATAACTTTCTTCAGGATTTATACTCCCGCTCAATTGCTCCTGCTTTTCTCCCACCTGAAATTGGCCTTCCTGTCCGTCATTCTCCATTTATTGAAACCCCACCCATTCAGTGGCAGACCTACTTGTACATGGATGTCATCGGTAAAGAAAGACCGTTTTCTCATGCGCGAATGGTTGCAGCCCTTCGCAATAGGGTAAAGAATAGCGATATTAAAGTCAGGTCAATTCCACTAATTCAAACCGGATCCGAAGTCTTGGCAGTTAAAGAATATCTGGATATCCTTATTAACTTAAACATTGTTAAACAAACTGGAAACGGTCTGTACAAAAGAACTGCGTCATATGGAGAGCCTGATAATTACTCCTGTCTTCTTCAAAGAGAGGAGGATTTTTATAGGGGTATTACGCAAAGCATTTTGCAGGGCAATAAATGAAAAAGATCTATTTAACATAAAATAATCAAAGATTTGCACATTCGCTCTTTGAAAAGAAGGAATTTTTTTCTTGAAAGAGAAGATAGTGTAATGGGACTTTTGAATGGAGGATGAATGAATGGCTAATGAGACAACTGTAAAGAAACTTCCAGCAAGGAATGAGATTTCACAAGAAGATACCTGGCGTTTGGAGGATATTTTCCCTTCTGATGAGGAATGGGACAAGGAATATAATGAAGTGCAGAAGCTAATCCCTAATGCAGGCAAGTATCAAGGCAGGCTTGGAGAAAGTGCTGAAACATTATATGAAGCGCTGCAGTTCCAGGATCATTTACTCTCGCACCTTGGGAAGCTTTATACATATGCCCATATGCGTTATGACCAGGATACAACAAACTCATTTTATCAGGGCCAGGACGACAAAATTAAAAATTTATATTCAGAAGCTGCAAGTGCACTCGCGTATATCGTTCCTGAATTGCTGGCTGAAGATGAAGAGAAGATTGCCGGGTTTTTAGAGGAAAAAACTGAGCTGCAATTATATAAACATTCTCTTGAGGAAATTAATCTTCAAAGGCCTCATGTATTATCTGCTGAGCAGGAATCCCTGCT includes:
- the mecA gene encoding adaptor protein MecA translates to MEIERINDHTVKFYISYLDIEERGFDREEIWYNRERSEELFWEMMDEVHQEEEFLVEGPLWIQVQALDKGLEVLVTKAQLSKDGQKFELPVPDEKVKDLPVDEHIEEMLDHHFRKSDDDDPGFEGDLEFLLSFKDFEDVISLSKQSILDSITTKLYSFEGKYYLFAEFPDELFEEDDIDNMLSILLEYGHETSTTIHRVMEYGKLIIENDVFENLRKHFK
- a CDS encoding competence protein CoiA, translating into MLVAATEKGVRISLLGSHSIPDLQQYREKHTFFCPECKAEVIMKIGNKRIPHFSHKKGSECPESFERESEYHISGKLLLFQWLKKKGLNPILEPYYPDISQRPDIGVHYEGVNYALEFQCSIISEELFKKRSEAYFQSGIVPIWILAGKNINRIGKTKISLSGFQYFFLRQTASGKWVIPSFCPHTKSFINVRQIQPLTVRNAYAHYDVKTINHADADFLFDPYFKNDLNISEWKNEIRKIKNFLAQNSSAYKNNFLQDLYSRSIAPAFLPPEIGLPVRHSPFIETPPIQWQTYLYMDVIGKERPFSHARMVAALRNRVKNSDIKVRSIPLIQTGSEVLAVKEYLDILINLNIVKQTGNGLYKRTASYGEPDNYSCLLQREEDFYRGITQSILQGNK
- a CDS encoding GNAT family N-acetyltransferase produces the protein MHWYEKLNQYFPIEEMKSREHMETLLKERSDIYHKDEGPHHVLMYVELDNFVFIDYLFVSKESRGQGLGHKLLQKLKAKGKPIILEVEPVDYEDTDTEKRLRFYKREGFEHAQSIGYSRRSLATNEINTMEILYWSPENESEEVIYEAMRKTYEMIHTYRDAHFYGKSYQPVDEVLTYEENKNGTDVLEDL
- a CDS encoding putative glycoside hydrolase gives rise to the protein MKKSVHFAAALMLVSGLFISAQPGEAKEQENEEPGRNPQREHVSLVKALPEKISRFQFDSGYHFQYPDAVRGIYVTGHSAGGAKFNNLVKLMEDTDLNAMVIDIKDDWGNLTYIPEESSPYNDIGKPYIKDTKKILKVMEEKQIYPIARVVVFKDSVLANKKPEWSYKEGNTVWKNGRGESFVNPFLKEVWDYNVGIAIEAAKMGFQEIQFDYVRFPEGFEHRESSLKYSMGEYENLRIENVQKRVSAVTDFVEYARKQLEPYGVKVSVDIFGYTATLPEAPGIGQNFSKISEHVDVISSMIYPSHWTSYFGIAKPDLEPYKLVSEYAKLENKKLEELDSPPVSRPWLQDFTASYLGAGNYKRYGRAEVEAQIKALNEQGIHEFLLWNAGNSYTPKVDYTP
- the spxA gene encoding transcriptional regulator SpxA gives rise to the protein MVTLYTSPSCTSCRKAKSWLEEHEIAYKERNIFSEPLSIDEIKEILRMTEDGTDEIISTRSKTFQKLDVNLESMPLQDLFELIKENPGLLRRPIILDEKRLQVGYNEDEIRRFLPRKVRTYQLREAQRMVN